Part of the Leucobacter insecticola genome is shown below.
CATTCTTGTAGTGGTCGCGGTGCTCACCGGGTGGCTTCCGATGCCTCTCTATCTCGGGGCCGCACTGTTGGCGATGCTCATCATTGCTCTCGCCTCGACCGGTCTTGGGCTCTTTTTTGGATCTCTCAACGTCGCGTTCCGTGATGCGCAGAACTTCGTCGACCTGATCTTGCTCGTGGCCACCTGGGCTTCCCCAGTGCTGTATTCGTGGGAAATGGTTGCGGTCCACGTGCCGTCTTGGGTGATGTGGATTTACCAGGTCAATCCGTTGACTGCCGCGGTCGAGTTGTTTCACCTGGCGTTTTGGTCGCCGGTGACGTCCGGGGGCATGATCTGCCTCCGAATTTCTGGGCTTCCGTGGGATCTCTGTGGTGATCACCCTCGTCATGCTGCTCATCGGTCAGTGGGTGTTCCGCAAGATCGAGCCACGATTTGCGCAGGATCTTTGATGGAACGACAAGGGCACACAAATATGGGCACGCACGAGCCGGCGATTGTCGCTGAACACATCACCAAGCACTTCTCGCTGAAGCACACGCATTCGCTGAAGGAAACGTTCATCGCCTGGACGAAGCGTAAGCAGCTGCGGACCGAGTTCACCGCGCTCAACGACCTGAGTTTCGAGGTAATGGAAGGCGAATCGATCGCGCTGCTCGGATACAACGGATCCGGCAAGTCGACGATGCTGAAGATCATGTCTGGCGTGATGCCCCCAGACGAGGGCGTCGTTCGTATGCGTGGGCGTGTAGCCGGACTGATCGAGGTCGGTGCCGGGTTCCACCCCGAGCTCACCGGGCGTGAGAACGTGTATCTGAATGCCGCGATCCTGGGCATGAAGGAGCACGAGATTGATGCTATCTTCGAAAAAATCGTCGATTTTGCGGAGATCCGTGAGTTCCTCGACCAGGAGGTGAAGTACTACTCCTCCGGCATGTTCATGCGTCTCGCGTTCTCTGTTGCAATTCACGTCGAGCTCGACATCCTGTTGGTTGACGAGATTCTTTCGGTTGGCGATGCGCCGTTCCGTGAGAAGTGCCGGCTGAAATTCCAGGAGATGATTCGTGAGAACAAGACCATGGTAGTGGTCAGCCACGATATGGAACTCGTTCGTGAACT
Proteins encoded:
- a CDS encoding ABC transporter permease is translated as MAASTVQGAGASSAGFDVPGQGRGLLEVFRWRYLLRLLVRKETSTRYRNSVLGWVWSYVRPAAQFLIFYLVLGVFLNMNRGVENFALYLFSGIIVVNFFSEGFGNATRSLVDNAHLVRKIYMPRELFPVAAVFVSFIHFLPQAGILVVVAVLTGWLPMPLYLGAALLAMLIIALASTGLGLFFGSLNVAFRDAQNFVDLILLVATWASPVLYSWEMVAVHVPSWVMWIYQVNPLTAAVELFHLAFWSPVTSGGMICLRISGLPWDLCGDHPRHAAHRSVGVPQDRATICAGSLMERQGHTNMGTHEPAIVAEHITKHFSLKHTHSLKETFIAWTKRKQLRTEFTALNDLSFEVMEGESIALLGYNGSGKSTMLKIMSGVMPPDEGVVRMRGRVAGLIEVGAGFHPELTGRENVYLNAAILGMKEHEIDAIFEKIVDFAEIREFLDQEVKYYSSGMFMRLAFSVAIHVELDILLVDEILSVGDAPFREKCRLKFQEMIRENKTMVVVSHDMELVRELCDRGVVIKRGRKRFDGPIEEAIAYLGSEDYQRDD